One Catharus ustulatus isolate bCatUst1 chromosome 2, bCatUst1.pri.v2, whole genome shotgun sequence genomic window carries:
- the CHD4 gene encoding chromodomain-helicase-DNA-binding protein 4 isoform X7, producing MASGVGSPSPCSGGSDDDEMEILLNNAIPQHPEPEEEPEEELLSEADTPKIKKKKKPKKLKEPKMPKLSKRQKKELGDSSGEGNEFVEEEEEVLRSDSEGSDYTPGKKKKKKLGPKKEKKNKTKRKEEEEEEEEDDDSKEPKSSAQLLEDWGMEDIDHIFTEEDYRTLTNYKAFSQFVRPLIAAKNPKIAVSKMMMVLGAKWREFSTNNPFKGSSGASVAAAAAAAVAVVESMVTNVDAVLPQPPVDVPLRKAKTKEGKGPNARRKPKASPRIPDIKKPKTKKVAPLKIKLGGFGSKRKRSSSEDDDLDVESDFDDASINSYSVSDGSTSRSSRSRKKLKAGKKKKKGEEDSTVAVDGYETDHQDYCEVCQQGGEIILCDTCPRAYHMVCLDPDMEKAPEGKWSCPHCEKEGIQWEAKEDNSEGEEILEDVVGDAEEEDDHHMEFCRVCKDGGELLCCDACPSSYHIHCLNPPLPEIPNGEWLCPRCTCPALKGKVQKILIWKWGQPPVGPAPPRPPDADPNAPPPKPLEGRPERQFFVKWQGMSYWHCSWVSELQLELHCQVMFRNYQRKNDMDEPPSGDFGGEEEKSRKRKNKDPKYAEMEERFYRYGIKPEWMMIHRILNHSVDKKGNVHYLIKWRDLPYDQASWESEDVDIQDYDLYKQAYWNHRELMRGEEGRPGKKLKKVKMRKLERPPETPTVDPTVKYDRQPEYLDVTGGTLHPYQLEGLNWLRFSWAQGTDTILADEMGLGKTVQTAVFLYSLYKEGHSKGPFLVSAPLSTIINWEREFEMWAPDMYVVTYVGDKDSRAIIRENEFTFEDNAIRGGKKASRMKKEAAVKFHVLLTSYELITIDMAILGSIDWACLIVDEAHRLKNNQSKFFRVLNGYSLQHKLLLTGTPLQNNLEELFHLLNFLTPERFHNLEGFLEEFADIAKEDQIKKLHDMLGPHMLRRLKADVFKNMPSKTELIVRVELSPMQKKYYKYILTRNFEALNARGGGNQVSLLNVVMDLKKCCNHPYLFPVAAMEAPKMPNGMYDGSALIRASGKLLLLQKMLKNLKEGGHRVLIFSQMTKMLDLLEDFLEHEGYKYERIDGGITGNMRQEAIDRFNAPGAQQFCFLLSTRAGGLGINLATADTVIIYDSDWNPHNDIQAFSRAHRIGQNKKVMIYRFVTRASVEERITQVAKKKMMLTHLVVRPGLGSKTGSMSKQELDDILKFGTEELFKDEATEGGDNKEGEDSSVIHYDDKAIERLLDRNQDETEDTELQGMNEYLSSFKVAQYVVREEEMGEEEEVEREIIKQEESVDPDYWEKLLRHHYEQQQEDLARNLGKGKRIRKQVNYNDGSQEDRDWQDDQSDNQSDYSVASEEGDEDFDERSEARRPSRKGLRNDKDKPLPPLLARVGGNIEVLGFNARQRKAFLNAIMRYGMPPQDAFTTQWLVRDLRGKSEKEFKAYVSLFMRHLCEPGADGAETFADGVPREGLSRQHVLTRIGVMSLIRKKVQEFEHVNGRWSMPELAEIEENKKLSQPSSPSPKTPTPSTPGDTQPNTPAPVPPPEDGVKVEEGASAKEQGEPSEPEKELSASATETEAPMEQCAQPVETLPQEAKSPVNSTEADEKKVEETEVKERPDEPMEVESKADVEKVEDRAAPENPSDPPIITLDEKDEKKDDDKRDVVMLQNGEMLKESVDERHKKAVKQRFMFNIADGGFTELHSLWQNEERAATVTKKTYEIWHRRHDYWLLAGIINHGYARWQDIQNDPRYAILNEPFKGEMNRGNFLEIKNKFLARRFKLLEQALVIEEQLRRAAYLNMSEDPSHPSMALNTRFAEVECLAESHQHLSKESMAGNKPANAVLHKVLKQLEELLSDMKADVTRLPATIARIPPVAVRLQMSERNILSRLANRSSEPPPPPPPQQVAQQQ from the exons ATGGCTTCGGGCGTTGGGTCTCCATCACCATGCTCAGGGGGCAGTGATGATGATGAGATGGAGATCTTGTTGAACAACGCTATTCCCCAGCATCCAG AACCTGAAGAAGAGCCAGAAGAAGAGCTTCTGTCAGAGGCTGACACTCCCAAAatcaagaagaagaagaagccCAAGAAACTGAAGGAACCCAAAATGCCCAAGCTCAGCAAGCGTCAGAAGAAGGAG ctgggggacagctctggtgagGGGAATGAGTTtgtggaggaagaagaagaggttCTGCGCTCTGACAGTGAGGGCAGTGATTACAcccctggaaagaaaaaaaagaagaaattaggacccaagaaggaaaagaaaaacaaaaccaagcgcaaagaggaggaggaagaggaggaagaagatgaTGACTCAAAG GAACCAAAGTCATCTGCTCAACTCCTGGAAGATTGGGGCATGGAGGATATTGATCACATTTTCACAGAGGAGGATTACCGCACACTCACCAACTACAAAGCTTTCAGCCAGTTTGTCAG GCCACTTATCGCAGCCAAGAACCCTAAAATAGCAGTGTCGAAGATGATGATGGTACTGGGAGCCAAATGGAGGGAGTTCAGCACAAACAACCCCTTCAAGGGAAGTTCAGGTGCatctgtggcagctgctgcagctgcagctgttgcAGTAGTTGAGAGTATGGTGACAAATGTGGATGCTGTCTTGCCGCAGCCCCCTGTAGATGTGCCACTCAGGAAAGCCAAGACAAAGGAGGGCAAAG GACCCAATGCCAGGCGGAAGCCAAAGGCCAGTCCTCGTATCCCTGATATCAAGAAACCTAAAACAAAGAAGGTGGCACCACTGAAAATCAAACTGGGAGGATTTGGCTCCAAGCGTAAAAGATCATCA AGTGAAGATGATGATCTGGATGTGGAGTCTGACTTTGATGATGCGAGCATCAACAGCTACTCTGTTTCAGATGGGTCTACAAGCCGTAGTAGCCGCAGTCGCAAAAAACTCAAGgctgggaagaagaaaaagaaag GTGAGGAGGACTCCACAGTGGCTGTGGATGGCTATGAGACTGATCATCAGGACTACTGTGAGGtgtgccagcagggaggagaaatTATATTGTGTGATACCTGCCCTCGTGCCTACCACATGGTTTGCTTGGACCCAGATATGGAGAAAGCTCCAGAGGGCAAATGGAGCTGCCCACACTGT gaaaaagagggaattcAGTGGGAAGCGAAGGAGGATAACTCTGAAGGTGAGGAAATACTGGAGGATGTAGTGGGGGAtgctgaggaagaggatgaCCACCATATGGAGTTCTGTAGAGTCTGCAAGGATGGAGGAGAGTTGCTGTGCTGTGATGCCTGTCCTTCCTCCTATCACATCCACTGTCTGAATCCCCCACTGCCTGAGATTCCCAATGGAGAATGGCTGTGTCCTCGCTGCACT tgcccagctTTGAAAGGAAAGGTGCAGAAGATCTTGATCTGGAAATGGGGTCAGCCCCCAGTTGGGCCTGCACCACCACGTCCTCCTGATGCAGACCCTAATGCTCCACCCCCGAAGCCTCTGGAGGGTCGACCTGAAAGGCAGTTCTTTGTCAAATGGCAGGGCATGTCCTACTGGCACTGCTCCTGGGTGTCAGAGTTGCAG CTGGAGTTGCACTGCCAGGTGATGTTTCGTAACTACCAACGCAAAAATGATATGGATGAGCCACCCTCGGGAGACTTTggaggggaagaagagaaaagtcgaaagagaaaaaacaaggaCCCCAAATACGCTGAGATGGAGGAGCGTTTCTATCGATACGGGATCAAGCCAGAGTGGATGATGATCCATAGGATCCTTAATCATAG TGTTGATAAGAAGGGGAATGTCCACTATTTGATTAAATGGAGAGACCTACCCTATGACCAGGCATCCTGGGAAAGCGAAGATGTGGATATTCAAGATTATGACCTCTACAAGCAAGCCTACTGGAATCACAG GGAGCTGATGCGAGGTGAAGAGGGCAGGCCTGGTAAGAAGTTAAAGAAAGTGAAGATGCGGAAACTGGAAAGGCCCCCTGAGACTCCCACAGTAGAT CCAACAGTAAAGTATGACCGGCAACCGGAGTACCTCGATGTAACAGGGGGGACCTTGCATCCCTACCAACTGGAAGGACTCAACTGGCTGCGCTTCTCTTGGGCTCAGGGCACAGATACAATCTTGGCTGATGAAATGGGTCTGGGAAAGACTGTGCAGACAGCAGTGTTCCTGTATTCCTTATACAAAGAG GGCCACTCAAAGGGTCCCTTCTTGGTGAGTGCACCACTGTCCACAATCATCAACTGGGAACGAGAATTTGAGATGTGGGCCCCGGATATGTATGTAGTGACCTACGTTGGAGACAAAGACAGCCGGGCCATCATCCGTGAGAATGAGTTCACTTTTGAGGATAATGCCATACGTGGAGGCAAAAAAGCATCCAGAATGAAG aaGGAGGCTGCTGTCAAGTTCCATGTGCTTCTCACTTCCTATGAATTGATCACAATTGATATGGCCATACTAGGCTCTATTGACTGGGCCTGTCTCATTGTGGATGAAGCTCACAGACTGAAGAACAATCAGTCTAAG TTTTTCCGTGTACTGAATGGTTACTCCCTCCAGCACAAGCTGCTGCTTACAGGAACTCCCCTGCAGAACAACCTAGAAGAACTGTTCCACTTGCTGAACTTCCTGACACCCGAGAGATTCCA TAACTTGGAGGGCTTCCTAGAAGAATTTGCAGATATTGCCAAGGAAGATCAGATCAAGAAACTGCATGACATGCTGGGCCCACATATGTTGAGGCGTCTCAAAGCTGATGTTTTCAAGAATATGCCATCTAAGACTGAACTCATTGTCAGAGTGGAACTCAGTCCCATGCAGAA gaaATATTACAAATACATTTTGACAAGAAACTTCGAGGCACTGAATGCACGGGGTGGTGGTAACCAAGTCTCATTGCTCAATGTTGTTATGGATCTGAAGAAGTGCTGTAACCACCCCTACCTCTTTCCTGTGGCTGCTATG gaaGCTCCAAAAATGCCAAATGGCATGTATGATGGTAGTGCACTTATTCGAGCCTCTGGAAAACTGTTGCTGCTCCAGAAGATGTTAAAGAACCTGAAGGAAGGAGGTCATAGAGTGCTCATATTCTCTCAG ATGACCAAAATGTTGGACCTTCTAGAAGACTTTTTGGAACATGAAGGGTACAAATACGAGCGGATTGACGGAGGAATCACAGGGAACATGCGTCAGGAGGCTATTGATCGCTTCAATG ctcctggagctcagcagttctgctttctgctttcaaCTCGAGCTGGGGGTCTTGGTATTAACTTGGCCACAGCAGATACTGTGATTATCTACGATTCAGACTGGAACCCCCACAATGATATCCAG GCCTTCAGCCGTGCACACAGAATTGGACAGAACAAGAAAGTGATGATATACCGCTTTGTGACAAGGGCCTCAGTGGAGGAGCGTATCACTCAGGTGGCCAAGAAGAAGATGATGCTAACTCATCTGGTAGTGAGACCAGGGTTGGGCTCCAAAACAGGCTCCATGTCCAAACAGGAGCTTGATGACATTCTCAAATTTGGCACTGAAGAGCTCTTCAAGGATGAGGCTACTGAGGGGG GGGATAACAAAGAAGGTGAGGACAGTAGTGTCATCCACTATGATGACAAAGCAATTGAGCGTCTGTTGGATCGGAACCAGGATGAAACAGAAGATACAGAACTTCAGGGCATGAATGAATATCTCAGTTCCTTCAAGGTGGCCCAGTATGTTGTTCGTGAGGAGGAGATGGGG gaggaagaggaggttgAACGGGAAATTATTAAGCAGGAGGAATCAGTGGATCCTGATTACTGGGAGAAACTGCTTCGTCACCATTATGAGCAACAACAGGAGGATCTGGCCAGGAATCTGGGCAAGGGCAAACGTATTCGCAAGCAAGTTAACTACAATGATGGCTCACAGGAGGATAGAG actgGCAGGATGACCAGTCAGATAATCAGTCAGACTACTCAGTTGCTTCTGAAGAAGGAGATGAGGACTTTGATGAGAGGTCTGAAG CTCGTCGGCCTAGCCGCAAGGGCCTGAGAAACGATAAGGATAAGCCTCTGCCTCCCTTACTGGCCCGTGTGGGAGGGAACATCGAG GTGTTGGGTTTCAATGCTCGCCAGCGGAAAGCCTTCCTCAATGCTATCATGCGCTATGGAATGCCACCTCAGGATGCCTTCACCACTCAGTGGCTTGTTCGAGACCTCCGTGGCAAGTCAGAGAAAGAATTCAA GGCCTATGTCTCGCTGTTCATGCGCCATTTATGTGAACCTGGAGCTGATGGTGCAGAGACCTTTGCAGATGGGGTCCCACGGGAAGGTCTTTCTCGACAGCACGTCCTTACTCGCATTGGGGTCATGTCACTTATACGCAAAAAG GTGCAGGAATTTGAGCATGTGAACGGCCGTTGGAGTATGCCAGAACTGGCAGAGATAGAGGAGAACAAGAAACTttcacagcccagctcaccctCTCCCAAAACTCCAACTCCTTCAACACCAGGGGATACACAACCAAATACACCTGCCCCTGTTCCTCCACCTG AAGACGGAGTAAAAGTAGAAGAAGGAGCTAGTGCTAAGGAGCAAGGAGAGCCATCTGAACCAGAGAAGGAGCTCAGTGCCTCTGCTACTGAAACAGAGGCCCCTATGGAG CAGTGTGCTCAGCCTGTGGAGACACTGCCCCAGGAAGCAAAATCCCCAGTGAACTCCACAGAAGCGgatgaaaaaaaagtagaggAAACTGAAGTGAAGGAAAGGCCAGATGAACCAATGGAAGTAGAAAGCAAAG ctgatgTGGAGAAAGTGGaagacagagcagctcctgaaaaTCCTTCTGACCCTCCTATAATTACTCTGGATGAGAAAG ATGAGAAAAAGGACGATGATAAGAGAGATGTAGTGATGCTGCAGAATGGAGAGATGCTGAAGGAGTCAGTAGATGAAAGGCACAAGAAGGCAGTAAAGCAGCGCTTCATGTTCAACATAGCAGATGGTGGATTCACTG AACTACACTCCCTCTGGCAGAATGAAGAGCGGGCTGCAACTGTCACCAAGAAGACCTATGAAATCTGGCATCGGCGTCACGACTACTGGCTCCTAGCTGGGATTATCAA TCATGGCTATGCCCGTTGGCAGGATATTCAGAATGATCCACGTTACGCCATCCTCAATGAACCCTTCAAGGGTGAGATGAACAGGGGTAACttcctggaaataaaaaataagttctTAGCAAGGAGATTTAAG CTCCTGGAGCAAGCGCTGGTGATCGAGGAACAGTTGCGGCGAGCTGCCTATCTGAACATGTCAGAAGACCCATCTCACCCATCCATGGCTCTGAACACACGTTTTGCAGAGGTAGAATGCCTGGCTGAGAGCCACCAGCACCTATCCAAGGAGTCAATGGCTGGGAATAAACCAGCCAATGCTGTGCTGCACAAAG TTCtgaagcagctggaggagcttcTGAGTGACATGAAGGCAGATGTGACTCGTCTGCCTGCCACGATTGCCCGCATCCCACCTGTGGCAGTGCGCCTTCAGATGTCGGAGCGCAACATCCTCAGCCGCCTGGCCAACCGCAGTAGTGAGCCGCCACcgccaccccctccccagcaa Gtggcccagcagcagtga